In Helianthus annuus cultivar XRQ/B chromosome 8, HanXRQr2.0-SUNRISE, whole genome shotgun sequence, a single genomic region encodes these proteins:
- the LOC118480962 gene encoding glutathione S-transferase T3-like — protein MTLSVGQSLKKMLGDLPTHSDIGKQNSFSIFVVNCNNQPGDGFWSKVLTKFLAMMDQGPYRDIDSVSSKWRKLNTTVNRFCAEYNKLYTSDRRSGWNDEDVFKMALEKYKQNHGSNFPHVRAWMVLKDDPKWSPIPNEVAMAKRQKTSETASLSAGGSDARCHINLNDDADYDEDEYNVREPDRPPGRDKTKKERAKGKGKETVDPNMVEFMEHLKVYNDISAQKSKTKERAVEEKSRASDEKLKEKVRLSNEKIRISDEKIRLKEWEIMMINVENEPEPRRSMLKKLQDDIMKKHQII, from the exons ATGACTTTGAGTGTAGGACAAAGTCTGAAAAAGatgttaggtgatttgcctactCACAGTGACATTGGGAAGCAAAATAGCTTTTCAATTTTTGTTGTGAATT GTAACAATCAACCGGGTGACGGGTTTTGGTCCAAAGTATTGACCAAGTTTCTCGCCATGATGGACCAAGGCCCGTATAGAGATATCGACTCGGTTTCCTCGAAGTGGCGAAAGTTGAACACGACCGTTAATCGGTTTTGCGCGGAGTATAACAAATTATACACAAGTGACCGTCGTAGCGGGTGGAACGACGAAGATGTGTTCAAAATGGCATTGGAAAAGTATAAACAAAATCATGGTTCCAACTTTCCTCACGTTCGCGCGTGGATGGTTCTAAAAGACGACCCAAAATGGTCGCCCATTCCTAACGAGGTGGCGATggcgaaacgccaaaaaacatcgGAAACGGCTAGTTTAAGCGCCGGTGGGTCGgacgcgaggtgtcacattaACTTAAATGATGACGCCGACTATGACGAAGACGAGTATAACGTACGTGAACCCGACCGTCCACCGGGCCGAGACAAAACAAAAAAGGAGCGGGCCAAGGGAAAAGGAAAGGAAACGGTGGACCCGAACATGGTTGAGTTTATGGAACACCTAAAAGTGTACAACGACATATCGGCCCAAAAGTCGAAGACGAAGGAGCGGGCCGTCGAAGAAAAAAGCCGTGCATCGGACgagaagttaaaagaaaaggtCCGATTGTCGAATGAGAAAATCCGAATCTCCGATGAAAAAATTCGGCTTAAGGAATGGGAAATAATGATGATTAATGTCGAGAACGAACCCGAGCCgagacgttcgatgttgaaaaaactaCAAGACGACATCATGAAAAAGCATCAAATTATTtaa